From Patescibacteria group bacterium, one genomic window encodes:
- a CDS encoding IMP dehydrogenase, protein IYFMKDFFVADPAVHKGKPLVGIAIGTEKSDLERAKQALEMGVGIIVIDSSHGNCPPVINQAKAVVEMSGDLAAVIAGNVADIDGYYRLAQVGVHGVKCGIGPGSICTTSQVTGAGMPMFTLIRELDFIRRKLKSKGEHAPVIIPDGSVEGPGDMVIALAAGGDACMSGKWLVAAGESLSCRENGVDNEGFVKYWGMASARAIKARMARSRYQGKTAPEGVEGRVKHRGPLKTWIGGDIELIQGGFAHAGAADLASLHEFGNRPIAFVRFSSAGQEQIRTRLD, encoded by the coding sequence CATTTACTTTATGAAGGACTTCTTCGTCGCTGATCCGGCTGTCCATAAGGGCAAGCCATTAGTGGGTATAGCCATCGGGACTGAAAAGTCCGACTTGGAACGGGCAAAGCAAGCCTTGGAAATGGGGGTGGGAATAATTGTTATTGACAGCAGCCATGGCAATTGTCCCCCGGTGATTAACCAAGCCAAGGCGGTGGTAGAGATGTCCGGAGACCTAGCCGCTGTGATTGCCGGCAATGTGGCTGATATTGACGGTTATTATCGTTTGGCTCAAGTCGGAGTTCACGGAGTGAAATGCGGCATCGGTCCCGGTTCAATCTGCACCACCTCGCAGGTAACCGGCGCCGGTATGCCTATGTTTACTTTAATCCGGGAACTTGATTTTATCCGCCGGAAGCTGAAGAGCAAAGGAGAACATGCTCCGGTCATAATTCCCGACGGCAGCGTTGAGGGTCCGGGAGACATGGTGATTGCTTTGGCTGCTGGCGGCGACGCTTGCATGTCCGGCAAGTGGCTGGTGGCAGCCGGCGAGTCATTGTCTTGCCGGGAAAACGGCGTAGACAACGAAGGCTTCGTGAAATATTGGGGCATGGCTTCAGCCAGGGCGATAAAAGCCCGAATGGCCAGAAGTCGGTATCAAGGCAAAACCGCGCCGGAAGGAGTGGAGGGCAGAGTTAAACACCGCGGACCCTTAAAAACCTGGATAGGAGGAGATATAGAATTGATCCAGGGAGGGTTTGCTCATGCTGGCGCGGCTGATTTGGCCTCCCTGCACGAATTCGGCAATCGGCCGATAGCTTTTGTCAGGTTTTCTTCAGCCGGGCAGGAACAAATTCGGACTCGGCTTGATTGA